In Microbacterium sp. ABRD28, the genomic stretch GTCACAATACCCGCTCCCGGTATACGCCGGGGCCGCTTGATGCCATTCACTGCCGGCCGCCATTGACGTGAACAGCAAGCCTGGTAACGTATAGAACGTTCTCCACCGGTGGGGACCCGAACAAACTGGAGACCGAATGAACGCCACCCCGGCCGGCCCGACGATCGCCTCGGCCAAGCGTCCCACCATCGTCGATGTCGCGCATCATGCGGGCGTGTCTGTGGCCTCGGCATCCAAGGTGCTCCGTGACGCCTACGGTGTCAGCGCTGCGATGAAAGAGCGTGTCCGCGCGGCGATGAAGGAGCTCGACTACCGACCTTCGGCCGCTGCCCGAGCCATGCGCGGCCAGACGTACACGGTCGGCCTGGTCGTGGCCGACATCGACAACCAGTTCGTCTCCCTCCTTGTTGACGGGATCACCGACGCCCTTCGATCGACGAACTACGACGTCCTCATCGGCCCTGCGGGCAACGACGTCGCTACGCAGGCGCGGATGATCGACGCGCTCATCGAGCACCGGATGGACGGACTGTTGCTGTTCGCCCCCTATGCCTCTGCCGCCAAGCTCGCAGATGTAGCCGCTCAGACCCCGACTGTGGTCATCTCGCGCCACGGTCTGGCGCCGGAATACGACACCGTCGCCGGCGACGACCTCGGCGGCGCTCGCGCCGTCATCGACCACCTCGTCGAGCTGGGGCACTCGCGCATCGCGTTCGTGGGGCACGACGACGGTCCCGGGCTCGACCCGCTGTCACCGCAGCAGATGCGCGAGCGGGGCTATCGCGAAGCGATGGCGGCGCACGGCCTCGTCGACGAGATCGACATCGTGCGAACCGCCTGGAGCGAGAAGGGCGGCCACGACGCCGCTCGCGAGATCCTCGATCGAGCGGACCGACCGACGGCCATCTTCGCAGGGGCAGACGTCGCCGCCATCGCGCTCATGAGCGCGTGCGCCGACCGCGGCATCTCGATCCCCGATGAGCTGTCGCTCGTGGGCTACGACAACACCCGCATCGCGGCGCTGCGGCCGGTGTCGCTGACGAGCGTCGACCAGGGGGCGCGTGACATCGGCGCCGTCGCGGCGACCCGGCTCCTGGAGCGGATCGCCGGCCGCGCCCAGAGCACGCAATCCGTTCACCCCACGACGCTGGTGGTGCGGCGAAGCACCGCCGCGCCGCAGCGCGTCGCTCAGGTGCGCTGACCCCCGCCGGGCGCGGTCCCGGCCCGTTCGTACCCATCGCTCGGCACCGGGAGCACGTCTTCGACCTCGATCTGGCGGAGGACGAGGCGCCGCATCAGGTCGGCGAGCACGTCTCGGTGCTCGGGCGCGGCAGAGACATCGCGGATCTCAGCGGGATCGGTCGGCAGGTGATGAAGGCGGATGACGGGCCTGGCCGCATCGGCGTGTTCGACGATGAGCTTCCACGGCCCTGAGCGCAGCATCCTCATGCGCCCGGCCTGGGTGACCGCGTTCAGCTCATCGAAGGTCGGTGCGCCCTCGGGCTCACCCCCGACGGGAAGACCGGGAAGGGGGCGCCCGTCGAGCCCTCGAGGCGTAAACCGCGCGCCACCGATTCCCTGCTCGCCGTAGACGTCGTCGAATCGGTCGGGCTGTTCCGACGCCGTCCACACTCCTCGCAGAGACCGGCCCTGCACCCCGACGGGCACCCCGACCCCGAGGTAGTCGCACACCGTCGGGAGGATGTCGGCGAGGCTTACCAGCTGCGCGTCAATGCGACCCCGCTCCGCAACGTCGGGACCTGAGACGACCAGGGGCACGCGCATGAGGAAATCGGAGATCCCGGCGCCCTTGCGCATCAGGCCGTACTCCCCGAAGTAGTCGCCGTGATCGGAGGTCACGAGAAGGAGCGTGTCGTCGAGAACGCCGCGTTCGGCGAGCCCGGCGGTGAACCGTGCGATCTGATCGTCGATGAGGCGGAGCATGCCGAGGTAGTTCGCGCGCGCACGCGGGATCTTCTCGCTGTAGTCGGGTTCCCCGCTCTCACCGATCCGGCGCAGATGCCGGTATTCGAAGGGGGCGTCGTCGAGGAACTCCGCGCCCACGCGCGGGTCGGGGATGTCCTCCGGCGGGAAGACGTCGAAGTAGCCCGCCGGCGCCTGGTAGGGATTGTGGGGTTCGGGGAAGGCGAGGTAGAGCAGGAAGGGAGCGTCCGATTCGAGCGCGTCGAGCCACCCCAGCGCGTGACTGACCAGACGGTGCGGATTCTGCACCTCGACGCCGCCCGGCGACGGCGAGGTCGACGTGCGATGACGCAGGTGCGTCAGCCACTCGTCGAAGGCCTCCTCCTCCGCGCTGCGCGGACCGGTGATCTGCCCGTTGTGGCTGAACTCGATGTACTCGTCGACGTCTCGCGCCTCGAGGTAGGTGTGGTTCTTCCCCACCAGAGCCGTGGCGTAGCCCGCCGCGCGGGCGACCGAGAAGATGTCCGCCGTGCGAAGAGCGCTGTCGCGGGCCGCATTCTGCGTCACCCCGTGCGCACTGGGGAACCGCCCGGTGAGCACGCTCGTTCGCGCCGGGGCGCATACCGGCGCTGTCGTGTATGCGCCGGAGAACCACGCGCCGCGCTGCGCCAATGTGTCGACGAAGGGCGTCACATCCAGGGGGTAGCCCTCCCGCCGGGTGAGGTCGGCCCGCTGCTGATCGGTGATGATGACGACGACGTTCGTGTGTCTCATCCTTCGTCCGCCTCGGCATCCACGAGCCGCACCATCGTCCACGACACCGGTGGGAGCTGCACCGACAGCGCGCCTGGCTGTTGCCGGACAGACCGGTTCGGTCGAGGACTGACCCGATCGGGGAAGACGGCGGAATTTTGCGCATCGAGATCCGGGTCGTGGAGCGTCACCGCTTCGGCCACGACCAGCACGGCCAGGGCGCCGCTCAACTCGACGGTGACCTCTGCCGCGGCCGACTCGTGACGGTTCACGAGGAAGACCGCGCCCCCACGACCCGGGTCATGCGTTGCCGCGACGGAGACGAAGGGCGTGTCGCCATGGACGGCTGTGTGGTGACCGGGGGTATCGATCACGACGTCGAGGCTCCGCCCTCGGGCGTGGCGCGCGGTCAGCGCGAAGGGGTGGAAGGTGGCTTTTCGCCATGCCGGCCCGTTGTCCGGAGCGGCGATCGGCGCGATGACGTTCACGATCTGGGCCAACGAGGCGCTTCGCACCCGATCCGCGTGCCGGAGCAACGACATGAGGAGGTCTCCGACCACCACCCCGTCGGTGACGGTGTAGTCCTCCTCGCTGAGCGGGGGCGCCAGTGGCCAATCATCCGCAGCCCGGGGCAGCTGCTCGGGCAGACGGGAGGAGTACCACACGTTCCATTCGTCGAAGGAGACCGCGATGGTCTTGCTGCTCCCCCGCACGGCTTTGACGTGATCCGCCGTCGCGACGACAGCGTCGATGAAGCGGTCCATGTTCACCGCGGAACCGAGGAACGAGGCGCGATCGTCCGGCTCGGGTTCGTAGTACGCGTGACACGAAAGGTAGTCCACGTCGTCGTACGTGTGGGTGAGGACCACCTTCTCCCACTCCCCGAAGGTCGGCATCGCCGCGTGAGAGGACCCGCAGGCCACCAGCTCGAGATCCGGATCGACCTGCCGCATGGCCTTGGCGGTCTGCGCAGCGAGTATGCCGTAGTCCTCGGGGGTGCGCTGACCCAGCTGCCAGGGACCGTCCATCTCGTTTCCCAGACACCACATCTTCACGCCGAACGGCTCGGCGCGCCCGTTCTCGGAGCGCCACTGCGACAAGCGCGTCGGCGCGGAGATGTTGACGTACTCCAGGAACTCGATCGCCTCCCGCGTACCCCGCGTTCCGAGATTGACGGCGAGCATGAGTTCCGCGTCGACCTCGCTGAGCCATTCTGCGAATTCGTGAATGCCTACCTCATTGGTCTCACTGCTGTGCCAGGCCAGGTTCAGGCGCGTCGGCCGAAGCTCCCGGGGGCCGACGCTGTCCTCCCAATGGAAGCCCGAGACGAAGTTGCCGCCGGGATAGCGGACGGTGGTCACACCTAACTCGCGAACAAGGTCGATCACATCGCGTCGGAACCCGCGCTCGTCCGCACTCGGATGACCGGGGGCGTAGATGCCTCCGTACACCCCGCGGCCCATGTGCTCGACGAAGCCTCCGAAAAGACGCCGATCGATGTCGCCGACGACTCGTTCGGAGTCCAGCGCGACCCGCACGCGCAACGGGCTTTCCCGTCCGAGGGGGTCGTCTGCCACCTCTGCGCGCTGCATGGACATAGTCATCCCTTGACCCCTCCTTCGGTGAGCCCCGCGAGCACCTGGCGCTGGGCGATGATGTAGACGATCACGAGCGGCAGACTCGACAGGACCACGTGGGCGAAGACCTCGTTCCAGCGGATGATGTTCATCGACGCGGAGGCGAACGAGAACAGTGCCACCGGCAGCGTCGCGTTGTCGGGACCGCGCAACAGAAGCTGAGCGAAGAACAGGTCGTTCCACACGGCGATGATCAACAGCACGGCGCCGACGAACATCACCGGCCGAAGAAGCGGCAGGAGGATCTGGAAGAACGTGCGCACTCGTGACGCACCGTCGATGGCCGCCGACTCCTCGATCTCCATCGGAATGCCCTTGACGAACCCGGTGGCGAGGAAGACGAAGAGACCCATCTTCGTGCCGATCATCATGAGGGCGTATCCCGCCAACGACCCGTCGATCCCCAGCGTCGTCAGCACGAAGATCGTGGGGATCACGGCGGGCGGAAGCAGGATGGACAGGGCACTGAGGTAGTACAGGCCCTGCAGCGTCATGGAGCGCGAACGCGCATAGGCCCATGCGGCCATCGCGCCGAGGATCAGCACCGCGGCGATCGTGGGGATCGCCACGAGAAGACTGTTCCGCAGGCCCGTCAGGTAGTTGCCGTCCGCGAAGACGGCAGCGTAGTTCTCCAGCAGTCGCCACTCCTCAGGGAGGGCGAGGGTGAGGTCGGCGGCAGCCCGCTCTGTCTTGAAGGAGTTCACGACCAGCAGCCAGAGCGGAACGAGCACCCAGGGAACGGCGAAGAGAGCCAAAAGGATGTAGCGGATGCCGCCGGTGATTCGAGTCCGACGCGCGAGAGCGGAGCTCATGCGGAGATCTCCCTTCTGCGCAGCCACGAGACGAGTGGGATCGCGACGACGATCACGAGGAGCGTCACGAAGAGGTTCAGCGAACTGGCCACGCCGAAGAACGAATAGCCGAACTGCTGAACGACGGCGAAGTTGAGTGTCGAGGTGCTGTCACCGGGGCCACCCTGGGTCATCGAGGCGACGACATCGTAGGCGGTGAGGGCACCGATCAGGGTGGTGACCACGTTGAAGGTGAACGCGGGCGCGAGAAGCGGGAAGGTGACCTTCCAGAATCTCGTCCAGGGCGGCGCCCCGTCGATCTCAGCCGCTTCGAGAAGCTCACGCGGCACGCTGTTGATGCCGGCGATGTAGACCAGAGTGGCGATACCGCACCACTTCCAGGCATCGACGAAAGCCACCGAGAACAGAGCCCACACGGGGTCGCCGAGCCAGGCGAAGCTGAAGCCGGGGACGACCACACCGATGGCCGCGTTGAGCGGCCCCTCCGGGTCGAGGATCGCCCGCCAGATGTAGCCGCCTGCCAGCGGCGAGATGAGGACCGGGAGGAAGAAGAGCGAGCGGAAGAACGTGTTGCCCCACGTGTTGTCCCGTAGCGCGAAAGCCAGCGACAGACTCACGACGTTCTGCACGAGCATGCAGATGACGGCGTACACCACCGTGACAGCGGTGCTGGTCCACAGGATGCCGCGCGAAGCGAGGAGTTCGAAGTTCGACAGTCCCACCAAGGCGATGTCCGAGGAGTATCCGGTCCACGACGAGAAGGCGAACGGGAGGTTCAGCAGGAACGGAACGGTGAAGAAGACGCAGATGAGGACGATCGAGGGGATGATGAACGGCCACGTGCGGCGGGTGACACGCCGCCGGGG encodes the following:
- a CDS encoding LacI family DNA-binding transcriptional regulator, translated to MNATPAGPTIASAKRPTIVDVAHHAGVSVASASKVLRDAYGVSAAMKERVRAAMKELDYRPSAAARAMRGQTYTVGLVVADIDNQFVSLLVDGITDALRSTNYDVLIGPAGNDVATQARMIDALIEHRMDGLLLFAPYASAAKLADVAAQTPTVVISRHGLAPEYDTVAGDDLGGARAVIDHLVELGHSRIAFVGHDDGPGLDPLSPQQMRERGYREAMAAHGLVDEIDIVRTAWSEKGGHDAAREILDRADRPTAIFAGADVAAIALMSACADRGISIPDELSLVGYDNTRIAALRPVSLTSVDQGARDIGAVAATRLLERIAGRAQSTQSVHPTTLVVRRSTAAPQRVAQVR
- a CDS encoding sulfatase-like hydrolase/transferase, with the translated sequence MRHTNVVVIITDQQRADLTRREGYPLDVTPFVDTLAQRGAWFSGAYTTAPVCAPARTSVLTGRFPSAHGVTQNAARDSALRTADIFSVARAAGYATALVGKNHTYLEARDVDEYIEFSHNGQITGPRSAEEEAFDEWLTHLRHRTSTSPSPGGVEVQNPHRLVSHALGWLDALESDAPFLLYLAFPEPHNPYQAPAGYFDVFPPEDIPDPRVGAEFLDDAPFEYRHLRRIGESGEPDYSEKIPRARANYLGMLRLIDDQIARFTAGLAERGVLDDTLLLVTSDHGDYFGEYGLMRKGAGISDFLMRVPLVVSGPDVAERGRIDAQLVSLADILPTVCDYLGVGVPVGVQGRSLRGVWTASEQPDRFDDVYGEQGIGGARFTPRGLDGRPLPGLPVGGEPEGAPTFDELNAVTQAGRMRMLRSGPWKLIVEHADAARPVIRLHHLPTDPAEIRDVSAAPEHRDVLADLMRRLVLRQIEVEDVLPVPSDGYERAGTAPGGGQRT
- a CDS encoding alpha-N-arabinofuranosidase, whose product is MQRAEVADDPLGRESPLRVRVALDSERVVGDIDRRLFGGFVEHMGRGVYGGIYAPGHPSADERGFRRDVIDLVRELGVTTVRYPGGNFVSGFHWEDSVGPRELRPTRLNLAWHSSETNEVGIHEFAEWLSEVDAELMLAVNLGTRGTREAIEFLEYVNISAPTRLSQWRSENGRAEPFGVKMWCLGNEMDGPWQLGQRTPEDYGILAAQTAKAMRQVDPDLELVACGSSHAAMPTFGEWEKVVLTHTYDDVDYLSCHAYYEPEPDDRASFLGSAVNMDRFIDAVVATADHVKAVRGSSKTIAVSFDEWNVWYSSRLPEQLPRAADDWPLAPPLSEEDYTVTDGVVVGDLLMSLLRHADRVRSASLAQIVNVIAPIAAPDNGPAWRKATFHPFALTARHARGRSLDVVIDTPGHHTAVHGDTPFVSVAATHDPGRGGAVFLVNRHESAAAEVTVELSGALAVLVVAEAVTLHDPDLDAQNSAVFPDRVSPRPNRSVRQQPGALSVQLPPVSWTMVRLVDAEADEG
- a CDS encoding carbohydrate ABC transporter permease, with the translated sequence MSSALARRTRITGGIRYILLALFAVPWVLVPLWLLVVNSFKTERAAADLTLALPEEWRLLENYAAVFADGNYLTGLRNSLLVAIPTIAAVLILGAMAAWAYARSRSMTLQGLYYLSALSILLPPAVIPTIFVLTTLGIDGSLAGYALMMIGTKMGLFVFLATGFVKGIPMEIEESAAIDGASRVRTFFQILLPLLRPVMFVGAVLLIIAVWNDLFFAQLLLRGPDNATLPVALFSFASASMNIIRWNEVFAHVVLSSLPLVIVYIIAQRQVLAGLTEGGVKG
- a CDS encoding sugar ABC transporter permease encodes the protein MVTQLQAPPVSSPAGSASALPAGPRPRRRVTRRTWPFIIPSIVLICVFFTVPFLLNLPFAFSSWTGYSSDIALVGLSNFELLASRGILWTSTAVTVVYAVICMLVQNVVSLSLAFALRDNTWGNTFFRSLFFLPVLISPLAGGYIWRAILDPEGPLNAAIGVVVPGFSFAWLGDPVWALFSVAFVDAWKWCGIATLVYIAGINSVPRELLEAAEIDGAPPWTRFWKVTFPLLAPAFTFNVVTTLIGALTAYDVVASMTQGGPGDSTSTLNFAVVQQFGYSFFGVASSLNLFVTLLVIVVAIPLVSWLRRREISA